The Leifsonia williamsii genome includes a region encoding these proteins:
- a CDS encoding alpha/beta fold hydrolase, which translates to MRLHTREWGSGDRYAVLVHGVMSDSRTWRRVGPELARRGYHVVAVDLRGHGHSAHADEYTAELMAADVVETVPTRPDLVVGHSLGGLTVSLAVERLDPRRAVYVDPAFSSPASGWFQRMLAPAFLRQLARRSAARIAKVNPKWDPADVAIEVESFRVFDRAVLPSLVAPGALRAPDTMAVPSLVVLADRSRLVGPQLADRLRDDGFEVRVVAGSGHVVNRDDHDGFMRALDGWI; encoded by the coding sequence ATGAGGCTCCACACGCGCGAATGGGGGAGCGGCGACCGTTACGCCGTCCTCGTCCACGGCGTCATGTCGGACTCGCGCACCTGGCGCCGCGTCGGCCCCGAGCTGGCGCGCCGCGGCTACCACGTGGTCGCCGTCGACCTGCGCGGGCACGGGCACAGCGCCCATGCCGACGAGTACACCGCCGAACTGATGGCGGCCGACGTCGTCGAGACCGTGCCGACCCGGCCGGACCTGGTGGTCGGCCACTCGCTCGGCGGACTGACCGTGAGCCTCGCCGTCGAGCGCCTCGACCCGCGGCGCGCGGTCTACGTCGACCCCGCCTTCTCGTCGCCCGCCTCCGGCTGGTTCCAGCGGATGCTCGCGCCCGCCTTCCTGCGTCAGCTCGCGCGGCGGTCCGCCGCCCGCATCGCGAAGGTGAACCCCAAGTGGGACCCGGCCGACGTTGCCATCGAGGTCGAGTCCTTCCGCGTCTTCGACCGCGCGGTGCTGCCGTCGCTGGTCGCCCCGGGTGCGCTGCGGGCGCCGGATACCATGGCCGTGCCGTCGCTGGTCGTGCTCGCGGACCGCTCGCGCCTGGTCGGCCCGCAGCTCGCCGACCGGCTGCGCGACGACGGCTTCGAGGTGCGCGTGGTCGCAGGCAGCGGGCACGTCGTCAACCGCGACGATCACGACGGCTTCATGCGGGCCCTCGACGGGTGGATCTGA